The Flammeovirgaceae bacterium genome contains a region encoding:
- a CDS encoding NUDIX hydrolase has protein sequence MKQDIEEKFGNRVRVRVCGLCWDDDRLLMVNHQGLHANNFWSPPGGGVEFGQSATDALMREIGEETGLTVRVAHLQFACEYVHHPLHAVELFFFTPKTGGSLVKGSDPEMEAGTQIIKEVKFLSWPEIEAIPPSEKHGIFSFCRQADDLKKLTGFFRI, from the coding sequence ATGAAACAGGATATCGAAGAAAAATTTGGAAACCGGGTACGTGTACGCGTATGTGGCTTATGCTGGGACGATGACCGGCTGCTGATGGTTAACCACCAGGGGTTACATGCCAATAATTTTTGGTCGCCACCAGGCGGGGGTGTTGAATTCGGGCAATCTGCTACCGATGCCCTGATGCGCGAAATCGGAGAAGAAACAGGCCTGACCGTACGGGTAGCACACCTGCAATTCGCGTGTGAGTATGTTCATCATCCCCTGCATGCGGTTGAATTATTTTTTTTTACCCCTAAAACCGGGGGCTCGTTAGTCAAGGGAAGCGATCCGGAAATGGAAGCCGGTACACAAATTATAAAGGAGGTTAAATTTTTATCATGGCCTGAAATTGAAGCCATTCCGCCTTCTGAAAAACACGGAATTTTTAGTTTTTGCCGGCAGGCCGATGACCTGAAAAAATTGACCGGATTTTTCAGAATTTAA
- a CDS encoding DUF423 domain-containing protein — translation MSKHTSIKTAALSGALAVALGAFGAHALKPMLLETGRLDTFELAVRYQFYHTLALLFTGIAQSLYQSAYLRLSAIGFTSGILLFSGSLYALCFTGHTWIAFITPFGGTLLIGGWLLLLTGVLKSKSHSG, via the coding sequence ATGAGTAAACACACTTCCATCAAAACTGCGGCCTTGTCTGGCGCACTCGCGGTTGCACTGGGAGCTTTTGGCGCCCACGCCCTGAAGCCTATGCTGCTGGAAACCGGCCGACTCGATACCTTTGAACTGGCCGTCCGCTATCAGTTTTATCATACCCTGGCCTTGCTCTTTACCGGCATCGCACAATCTCTATATCAATCGGCTTACCTGCGTCTTTCGGCAATTGGTTTTACTTCGGGCATCCTGTTGTTCAGTGGCAGCCTGTACGCGCTTTGCTTTACCGGGCATACATGGATTGCGTTTATCACTCCGTTTGGCGGTACTCTCCTTATTGGCGGGTGGCTTCTGCTGTTAACCGGAGTATTGAAATCAAAAAGCCATTCCGGCTAA
- a CDS encoding NUDIX domain-containing protein — translation MILFVNDIPVRIYKVDETPYAGHFTHSIDASKELITQAKLNHHVWVKNVKEVELDLLFTFLNAKVPFGLSSLHISVTDYARVKNYLRNKFSIIKAAGGLVRKKDKFLMIYRMKKWDLPKGKKEKGEKYKQTAVREVEEECNITVKIGPKICTTWHTYTMNRKAMLKKTRWYVMDLTDDSKMKPAGQEDIEELRWMNPKEVYHALEHSYKSIRYVFERYYELAELKAV, via the coding sequence ATGATTTTATTCGTCAACGACATACCCGTAAGGATTTACAAGGTTGATGAAACTCCGTATGCTGGTCATTTCACCCATAGCATTGACGCCTCCAAAGAACTGATTACCCAGGCCAAACTAAATCATCATGTTTGGGTTAAAAATGTAAAGGAAGTTGAGCTTGATCTGTTATTTACTTTCTTAAATGCTAAAGTACCGTTTGGTTTATCATCGCTGCATATTTCGGTAACCGATTACGCACGGGTTAAAAACTACCTTCGTAACAAGTTCAGCATTATTAAAGCCGCAGGGGGGCTGGTAAGGAAAAAGGATAAATTCCTGATGATTTACCGCATGAAGAAATGGGATTTACCCAAAGGCAAGAAGGAGAAGGGTGAAAAGTATAAACAAACTGCCGTGCGCGAGGTGGAGGAAGAATGTAACATCACCGTAAAAATCGGGCCTAAAATATGCACCACCTGGCACACCTATACCATGAATCGCAAAGCCATGCTGAAGAAAACCCGGTGGTACGTAATGGATTTAACGGATGATTCCAAAATGAAGCCGGCCGGCCAGGAAGATATTGAAGAACTCCGCTGGATGAACCCCAAGGAAGTTTATCATGCGCTTGAGCACTCTTATAAATCCATCCGCTACGTGTTTGAGCGGTACTATGAACTGGCCGAATTAAAGGCAGTTTAA
- the coaD gene encoding pantetheine-phosphate adenylyltransferase produces MKRIALFPGSFDPFTKGHEDIVLRGLKLFDEIIIAIGYNSGKSVRYFAIAEMVEHIKKTFNAYPNISVHTYAELTAEFARKHNARYLLRGLRNTTDFEYENSISQINRQLFQQLESVFLITSPEFAWISSSIIREVHKYGGDISGFLPYKL; encoded by the coding sequence ATGAAACGTATCGCGCTGTTTCCGGGTTCTTTTGATCCATTTACGAAAGGCCATGAAGATATTGTACTCCGGGGCCTGAAACTTTTTGATGAAATTATTATTGCCATCGGATACAACAGCGGAAAAAGTGTGCGATATTTTGCAATTGCTGAAATGGTGGAGCATATAAAAAAAACATTCAACGCCTATCCGAATATTTCGGTGCACACCTACGCTGAGTTAACAGCCGAGTTCGCCCGAAAACATAATGCCAGGTACCTGCTGCGCGGCTTGCGAAACACCACCGACTTTGAATACGAAAACAGCATTTCGCAAATTAACAGGCAGTTATTTCAGCAACTGGAGTCTGTATTTTTAATCACCTCACCCGAATTTGCGTGGATCAGTTCATCCATCATCCGCGAAGTACATAAGTATGGCGGTGATATTTCCGGATTTTTGCCTTATAAACTTTAA
- a CDS encoding DUF1573 domain-containing protein, whose protein sequence is MKNFLILLLMAILAYPVFAQDAQKAKGPVLTLEKTAHDFGDIQQGEIVEHVFKFTNTGNEPLIITNVQASCGCTTPQWTKEPVMPGGKGEIKVGFNSAGRMGIQSKSLPVISNAVNDVVINFTTNVLPKNPQ, encoded by the coding sequence ATGAAAAACTTTCTGATTCTTTTATTGATGGCTATACTGGCCTACCCGGTATTTGCCCAGGATGCCCAAAAGGCTAAAGGACCAGTGCTTACCCTGGAGAAGACGGCCCATGATTTTGGCGATATTCAGCAAGGCGAAATTGTTGAGCACGTATTTAAATTTACCAATACCGGTAATGAGCCCCTGATTATTACCAATGTGCAGGCCAGTTGCGGCTGTACTACCCCGCAATGGACTAAAGAACCGGTGATGCCGGGTGGCAAAGGTGAAATTAAAGTGGGCTTTAACAGTGCCGGCCGCATGGGCATTCAGTCAAAATCGTTGCCCGTAATTTCAAATGCTGTTAACGATGTGGTTATCAATTTCACCACAAACGTGTTGCCCAAAAATCCCCAATAA
- a CDS encoding DUF3822 family protein produces the protein MQTSTAQYKLIKKIKDERFDEENIHLYHLLINIGSRDFQTLIVEHTDNRALYLEDYVLPSVGSPSDLLAVLDNLFDSHALLQAGFWKSITIAFKNQKFVQVPQALFVDTSLSEYLRFNAKPDTDTEELLYAVLPQSQAVTVFAVPKNLKGWLESVYANNKPVYTHQSAALIEATLHHAKKRQDNPLYIYVDRFKLHILSVQDNALRFYNQFAIQNFSDYVKYIMLVMKLLGMDQKTSEVLLWGYIGKNSPHYHEFYKYINNVTYGGRPDFLRFGYLFDEIQDQHFLDLYGIYLCRQG, from the coding sequence TTGCAAACCAGCACTGCTCAATATAAGCTGATAAAAAAAATAAAGGATGAACGTTTTGATGAAGAAAACATTCATCTATACCACCTGCTGATCAATATCGGCAGCCGTGATTTCCAGACACTCATTGTTGAGCATACTGATAACCGTGCGCTTTACCTGGAAGACTATGTGCTTCCTTCCGTAGGTTCTCCCTCCGACCTGCTGGCTGTTCTTGATAACCTGTTCGATAGTCATGCCTTGCTGCAGGCGGGCTTCTGGAAGTCAATAACCATTGCATTTAAAAACCAAAAATTTGTCCAGGTGCCCCAGGCGTTGTTCGTTGATACATCCTTGAGCGAGTATCTTCGATTTAACGCCAAACCGGATACGGATACCGAGGAATTGCTGTATGCAGTGCTTCCACAAAGCCAGGCTGTAACCGTATTTGCCGTACCAAAAAATTTAAAAGGATGGCTCGAATCAGTTTACGCCAACAATAAACCCGTTTACACACATCAATCAGCTGCGTTAATTGAGGCCACCCTGCATCATGCAAAAAAACGGCAGGATAACCCGCTTTACATTTATGTTGACCGGTTTAAACTGCACATTCTTTCCGTGCAGGATAATGCGCTCCGGTTCTACAACCAATTTGCCATTCAGAATTTTTCTGATTATGTGAAGTATATTATGCTGGTAATGAAACTGCTGGGTATGGACCAGAAAACCAGCGAAGTGCTGCTGTGGGGCTACATTGGCAAAAACTCACCACACTATCACGAATTTTATAAATACATTAATAACGTTACCTATGGCGGGCGTCCTGATTTTCTTCGCTTTGGATACCTTTTTGATGAAATTCAGGATCAGCACTTTCTGGATTTATATGGCATTTACCTGTGCCGTCAGGGTTGA
- a CDS encoding orotate phosphoribosyltransferase: protein MPILKVQHDTAAAIALQLLKIEAIKLNTEKPFTWASGIKSPIYCDNRVSLSYPPVRSLIKESLVNVIRENYPAVDSIAGVATAGIPQGALVADTLGLPFAYVRSSPKDHGLENLIEGRINPQQKIVVVEDLVSTGGSSLKAVEALRKAGAEVLGMVSIFTYGFDIAQSNFYNANVSLVSLSDFSHLLTVAVETGYITSNQLVSLKAWRFDPSGWK, encoded by the coding sequence ATGCCTATACTAAAAGTGCAGCACGACACAGCAGCCGCAATTGCCTTGCAGTTACTGAAAATTGAGGCTATTAAACTCAACACCGAAAAACCATTTACCTGGGCCTCCGGAATCAAATCTCCCATCTACTGCGATAACCGCGTTTCACTATCCTACCCGCCTGTGCGCAGCCTGATAAAAGAAAGCCTGGTTAACGTTATCCGTGAAAATTATCCTGCAGTTGATTCCATTGCCGGGGTAGCTACAGCCGGCATACCCCAGGGCGCCCTGGTGGCTGACACATTGGGCCTGCCCTTTGCCTATGTGCGCTCATCACCCAAAGACCATGGGCTTGAAAACCTCATTGAAGGCCGGATCAATCCACAACAGAAAATCGTGGTTGTGGAAGATCTGGTTTCAACCGGAGGAAGTTCATTAAAAGCAGTGGAGGCGTTACGCAAAGCAGGGGCTGAAGTTTTAGGGATGGTTTCAATCTTTACCTATGGGTTTGATATCGCACAAAGTAATTTTTACAATGCCAATGTCTCGCTGGTAAGTCTGAGTGATTTCAGTCACCTGCTTACTGTAGCCGTTGAAACCGGGTATATTACTTCCAACCAACTCGTATCGCTAAAGGCCTGGCGGTTTGATCCATCCGGCTGGAAATAA
- a CDS encoding FAD-dependent oxidoreductase → MSTNTFAPVHSHTEGKAIEPLKKGSRVVVIGAGAFGGWTALYLLRAGYDVTLVDAWGPGNSRSSSGDETRVIRSTYGANQFYFNLNVRALQLWKEHEQQWKTKLFQNKGVLWLCYNEHTPLVDASIPFAKTHGMEYEKLSTDELKKRYPIINTGDLHHAYFDPYGGCLRARDACQAVFRAFLNEGGQYLQSVVQPGKMLNGRLENILQANGNTLTADRFIFACGSWLGYLFPEILGHHLSCTKQEVYYLGVPAALADQFDSLPVWVDVDGKNFYYGIPGNNYRGFKIGVDERGEPFHPSTGDRTVNTTVLEKARKFITHRFPGLASAPLIENRVCPYENSPDGNFLFDSHAQASNLFFLGGGSGHGFKHGPALGEMVSLIMTGKIKIPPFFLINRM, encoded by the coding sequence ATGAGCACCAACACCTTTGCGCCTGTACACAGCCATACCGAAGGCAAAGCCATTGAACCACTAAAAAAGGGCAGCCGTGTTGTGGTAATTGGTGCAGGAGCATTTGGCGGGTGGACCGCCCTGTACCTGCTTCGCGCAGGGTATGATGTAACCTTAGTAGATGCCTGGGGCCCTGGCAACTCACGCTCCAGCTCGGGCGATGAAACACGGGTAATCCGATCAACCTACGGAGCAAACCAATTCTACTTCAACCTGAATGTACGGGCACTGCAACTGTGGAAAGAACACGAGCAACAATGGAAAACAAAGTTATTTCAGAATAAAGGCGTGCTGTGGCTATGTTATAATGAGCACACACCCCTGGTGGATGCCTCCATACCCTTTGCAAAAACTCACGGTATGGAGTATGAGAAGCTAAGCACCGATGAACTTAAAAAGCGATACCCCATCATCAATACCGGTGATCTGCACCATGCCTACTTTGATCCGTACGGAGGTTGCCTGCGTGCCCGCGATGCGTGCCAGGCTGTTTTCAGGGCTTTTCTTAATGAAGGAGGACAGTACCTCCAATCCGTAGTGCAACCCGGTAAAATGCTAAACGGCAGACTGGAAAATATACTCCAGGCTAATGGCAACACACTCACGGCCGACCGATTTATTTTTGCCTGCGGCTCATGGCTTGGCTATCTGTTTCCTGAAATTCTTGGTCATCATCTATCCTGCACCAAACAAGAAGTTTACTATCTGGGAGTACCTGCAGCCCTCGCTGATCAGTTCGATTCACTCCCTGTGTGGGTAGATGTGGACGGAAAAAACTTTTACTACGGCATACCCGGCAACAACTACCGGGGCTTTAAAATTGGTGTGGACGAACGTGGCGAACCCTTTCACCCGTCAACAGGCGACCGCACAGTTAACACAACGGTACTGGAAAAGGCCAGAAAATTTATCACCCACCGCTTTCCCGGATTAGCCAGCGCCCCACTTATTGAAAACCGTGTTTGCCCTTATGAAAACTCCCCTGACGGAAATTTTCTTTTTGACTCACACGCCCAAGCGAGTAACCTGTTTTTTCTGGGCGGGGGCTCAGGACATGGCTTTAAACACGGGCCGGCCCTTGGCGAAATGGTGAGCCTGATAATGACAGGCAAAATCAAAATTCCGCCATTCTTTTTGATTAACCGGATGTAA